The Phaeocystidibacter marisrubri genomic interval ACTTTCATCAATTTCAGTTTGAGATTCTATCTCTGCGGTCGCATCTTGGAGATTCACGTTTACTCCAAGAACACCGTTTACAGATTCCAATGCCTTGATCACTGCATCTTGACATCCGGTACATTTCATACCGCTAACGGAATATTTAGCTTTCATTCTCTAAGAAATTTCAGCGGCTGCGCCTAGGATTTTCTGAATGATTGAAGATTCGGTCATCCCCTCTGCTTCAGCCTTGTAGTTTTTAACAATTCGGTGACGAAGGATTGGTTCTGCCACGGCACGGACATCCTCCCTATCCGGTGAATACTTTCCACGAGTAGCAGCATAGGCTTTTGCACCTAGCACCAAAAACTGTGAAGCTCTTGGTCCAGCTCCCCACGACAAATAGTCTTTCACAAATGCAGGAGCATCTGGATTATCTGGACGAGTATAGGAAGCAATTCTCACGGCGTATTCCATGACTTGATCACTTACAGGCACACGACGAATCAAGGCCTGAATATCCATGATTGTGCGTCCGTCTAGTATGTGTTCCAATACTGGCTTGTGGTCGCCTGTAGTGCCCTTTACGATGGCCACTTCTTCCGCAAAAGAGGGATAATCCACTTGAATATTGAACATAAATCTATCCAACTGAGCCTCGGGTAACGGATAGGTTCCCTCTTGTTCAATTGGGTTTTGAGTAGCGAGTACAAAGAACGGGTCCTCCATTTTGAAGGTCTGGCCAGAGCTCGTTACCGATCTCTCCTGCATGGCTTCTAGTAAAGCCGATTGTGTTTTTGGAGGTGTTCGGTTGATTTCATCCGCCAATACGATATTCGCGAAAATAGGTCCACGAATAAATTTGAAGTGACGGTTCTCATCCAAAATCTCCGCACCGATGATATCCGATGGCATCAAGTCGGGTGTGAACTGAATACGTGAAAACGTGAGACCTAGCACTTCAGAAATGGTATTCACCAGGAGCGTTTTCGCCAAACCGGGAACACCCACGAGCAAGCTGTGTCCCTTACAAAAGATGGAAAGAACTACTTGATCTACAACATCCTCTTGACCTACAATCACCTTGGCAATCTCCTTCTTCAAGTCACCGTATTGATGTACTAACTGGTCAATTGCTTGTATATCCTTACTCATTCTCCACGGTTTGATGTACCATCGTTATTCCAGTCACGCGAGAAGGTACAGTTGTAGTATTCGTTGTTAATGCGGATGTAGGTGTGGTTGATTTTCTCTTTCAACCAGCGGTCCATTTCTTTACCTTGCTTATGCTGAAGCGCCATGGCTTGAAGTCGGCCATAATCCTGCTGCATATTCGCTTGGTGAGGTTCTGTTCTCGAAACGACACGGATGATTCGGAATGCTTCTTTTTGCTCGTCATCGCGCCAAAGTACCGGTTCAGAAATGCCCCCCACGTTCACGCCTTGAATAGCATAGAACACGCTGCGATCCAACGTCGAAACATCCCATTTTGTATCCCCAGTTTGAGGATTCATGAGCATTCCGCGATTGTATCGTGTTCCATCATCTTCAGAATAAAGATCAACGGCATCTTCAAATGAAACATCACCGCGAGAAATCTTCATTCGAATGCTGTCCATTGCATTCTTCGCTTCATTCAAGTTGACATCACTGATCTTGGGTTTGATCAAAATGTGACGTAAATCCAACTCTTCACCTCTCTTGGCAATGAGTTGTACAATATGATAGCCGTATACAGTGCGGAAGGGATCTGACACTTCACCGGGCTGAAGGTTGAACGCCACCGCTTCAAATTCCTTAACAAACTGACCCCGCTTAATGCCTTCATACATCCCACCGTTCTTTTGTGAACCTGGGTCTTCAGAGTAAAGAATCGCCATAGTCGCGAAGCTTCTTCCTTCAAGAATACGTTGCTTGAAATCCTTGAGCTTATCGATTACATATTGCTCCTCCTCTTCATCAATAGCAGGATAGATAACAATCTGGGCCATCTCCACCTCACTGTTGATCAATGGAACAGAATCCTTTGGAATGGTGGCAAAGTACTCCTGTACTTCGGTAGGTGTCACTTCTACATTCTGCGTAATGCTATATTGCATACGCTGAGCAGTCAGTTGATTTCGCATGAGCGGTTTCATCTCCTCCCGGATTTCAGCCATCGACTTACCGTAGTAGGTTTCCAACTTCTTGATATCGCCCCCAAATTGCCCCAATAGCGCTTCCAAACGACGGTTTACATTGCTCTCTACCTCGTTATCGTCTACAATTACACTATCCACTTCCGCATGGTGCAAAAGCAACTTCTCCATGAGTTGATCTTCCACCACATCACAGATTTCTAATGTTAATCCGTTCTGACGGTACTGAGCTTCAAGAGCTTCAAAGCTCCCCTCTACTTCACTCTTCAGAATGATATTGTTCCCCACAACGGCAACAATCCCTTCAGCTACGGTTCCACCCACACCGGGCTGAGCAATCGCAGCAATAGATCCAAAAAGGAATACAGTGAAGAGGTTAATAAATTTCAAAGTCGTTCTTTTCATATGCGTCATTCACTATTCGCTCTTCCATGGTAGCGATTAGTTCTTGTTTTCTCTTATTGAGGATGATGTTCTTGATGGTCGACTGAACATAAGGAAGTGGAGAAACATCATCCGCTATCTTATAATTCAGAATTTCAACGAAATAAATACTAGTACTATCGTTTAGCTCTACGTATTTATTGTGGTTCAAGAACTCTTGTTGATTGTACGTTTGAATGGGAATGAACTTGGACAGGTCGTTGTATCGAACCCAGCTGGTATCCCCAAAACTCGAAGTACGGGCATAATGGAATGCATAATCTTCCAACTCTATGCGATCTTCAGGCTTATTACTCTTGAACCAACGTCGAACTTTGGCCAAATCCGGAGTCTCCGTATTCAGCACCAAATAGTTGAGCTTAAGAATATTCTCCTTAAGCTCAAACTCAGATTGATGAGCGTTGTAATACTCTAAAATTTGCTCCTTAGAAATAGCAGTGTCGAGATGCTCGTTCACAAAGCGCTCCTGATAGGTAAACTTCAGAAGATCATTTCGGTACTGTTGAACAAGCTCTTCAAAATCCTTCTCCTTATCGGCAAGGTTGAACTCTGCTTTCTTGATGATCAACTGTTCCTTGCCCCAGTTGTTGATGTACTTCTGTGCCCAAATCGCGCTGTCTTCTTTGGACAAACCCGAAGGCATCACTTCCTCCAAATCCTCTTGGTACAGTCGGGTGTCATACACACGAGCAACAACATCACCCTTGTCGTCTTCTCCAACGAGAAGTGAACAAGATGATAGTCCAATTGCCAATGCAAACCCTATGATTACTGCTCTCCTCAAAGTTCCGATTCGAGATCTTTCATTACTTCCTCGTTCACTTCAACTTCGTATTTCTCACGAAGTTCCTCTACCCATTGAGTTTCGAGGTATTTCTGATAATCACTGGTCACGATACCCTTGATTTCATTGAATTCACGTGGCCCTTCTGGAATGATATCGAAAACGCCAAAAGTGGTCCATCGAGCATCTTTCTCCCAAACACCATAAGCTCCTTCTTCTCCCTCTGCTTCCTCGTGCAATTCAGCGTTTTGATCAAAGGCTATCTTCATGGTATCGACACGAACGGTCAATTCACTTGATTGATTGTACTTCTTCAATATATCTGATCCACTCATTCCATCTTCTAGATCTTCGAGAACGTCATCCGCAATATCCTCTGACGAAGCAGTGACGCGGACTGCGTGGTAACGCGGACCTACAACATAGTTATCGGTGTGGTTCGAGTAAAACTCAGCCAATCCCGCACTGTCGGCAGCCGACTTATTCCAGATTTTCTCTTGGGTGAGATCAAAGAGAAGAATTCCCTCACGGTACTCATTTACCAAATGGCGGAAGTATGGGTATTTCTCTGCGAGGTGTGCTTTTTCATAAGCGAGCAATTGGTTCTTGGCATAATCTTGCGACAGGCCGTACACGCGAGCTCGGTTGTCGTTAGAAGAACGTTTGCGCTGTTGAATTTCGTTGAGATGTTTTGCGAGCTCTCCTTGTGTAATCTCACGATCGGCGAAAGAATAAACCACTTCTTTGGAATCCAAAAATTCAGAGGCGTCCCAAGTGCCTTCATTGAACTCATCACCTACCGAGTTAATCACTTCCATCAAAGCCTCTTCGTGAACCGTAAACTCGTATTCTTTCTTTAGCTGCTGAATGAAAACGCGCTCTCCGAGGTTTGATCGTGAATCTCTTCCAATCTTTTGGATGAGTTCGTCTTTCATATTTTCGAATGGCTCCAACTCATAGCGATGAATGCGCTTTACGATGTGCCAACCAATCTTTGTTTTGAACGGCACTGAGAGGTCGCCATCTTCTGCCAATCCAAATGAAATCTCCTCGAATTCGGGAAGCATTTCACGCATTCCAAAAGCAGGAAGTACCCCTCCTTTGGTCGCTGTAGTTTTATCATCGCTGTGTTGACGAGCCAAAGTGGCAAAATCTTCACCTGCTTCTAGTTTTGCATAGATCTCATTGATCTTTCTTTCTGCTGCTGCCATTTCCTCTTCGGAAGCCCCTTCAGCCGCATACGCCAAGATGTGAGCGACTTCAATTTTTCCGCGAGAGTATCTGCGATCAGTAGCTTCAATAATGTGATATCCATACTCCGTTCTTACTGGCTTGCTGATTTCACCTGGCTCTAGTTCATAGGCCATTTTCTCGAATGGATACACCATGTTAAAGGCGGTGAACCATCCCAAATCTCCACCTTGACGGGCTGAGTAAGTATCTGTTGAAATGGCTTTTGCTGCACTTTCGAATGTGCGCTGACCGTCCAGAATCTGCTGGCGAATCGTCATCAGTTCATTGTATACCTTCAACGTATCTTCTGGA includes:
- a CDS encoding heavy-metal-associated domain-containing protein, translating into MKAKYSVSGMKCTGCQDAVIKALESVNGVLGVNVNLQDATAEIESQTEIDESVLRNAVKNAGYELQ
- a CDS encoding AAA family ATPase — encoded protein: MSKDIQAIDQLVHQYGDLKKEIAKVIVGQEDVVDQVVLSIFCKGHSLLVGVPGLAKTLLVNTISEVLGLTFSRIQFTPDLMPSDIIGAEILDENRHFKFIRGPIFANIVLADEINRTPPKTQSALLEAMQERSVTSSGQTFKMEDPFFVLATQNPIEQEGTYPLPEAQLDRFMFNIQVDYPSFAEEVAIVKGTTGDHKPVLEHILDGRTIMDIQALIRRVPVSDQVMEYAVRIASYTRPDNPDAPAFVKDYLSWGAGPRASQFLVLGAKAYAATRGKYSPDREDVRAVAEPILRHRIVKNYKAEAEGMTESSIIQKILGAAAEIS
- a CDS encoding peptidylprolyl isomerase, with amino-acid sequence MKFINLFTVFLFGSIAAIAQPGVGGTVAEGIVAVVGNNIILKSEVEGSFEALEAQYRQNGLTLEICDVVEDQLMEKLLLHHAEVDSVIVDDNEVESNVNRRLEALLGQFGGDIKKLETYYGKSMAEIREEMKPLMRNQLTAQRMQYSITQNVEVTPTEVQEYFATIPKDSVPLINSEVEMAQIVIYPAIDEEEEQYVIDKLKDFKQRILEGRSFATMAILYSEDPGSQKNGGMYEGIKRGQFVKEFEAVAFNLQPGEVSDPFRTVYGYHIVQLIAKRGEELDLRHILIKPKISDVNLNEAKNAMDSIRMKISRGDVSFEDAVDLYSEDDGTRYNRGMLMNPQTGDTKWDVSTLDRSVFYAIQGVNVGGISEPVLWRDDEQKEAFRIIRVVSRTEPHQANMQQDYGRLQAMALQHKQGKEMDRWLKEKINHTYIRINNEYYNCTFSRDWNNDGTSNRGE
- a CDS encoding peptidylprolyl isomerase; the encoded protein is MKFTYLALALGISFTLSAQEAVLFSVDGEPVTVEEFSYVYNKNKDIGRDIDPKTPREYLDLYINFKLKVHEAEMMGMDTTRKFTREFNSYQEQLARPYMTLKEVNEEVLQEAYQHMHWDIRARHIMLDLAPDALPEDTLKVYNELMTIRQQILDGQRTFESAAKAISTDTYSARQGGDLGWFTAFNMVYPFEKMAYELEPGEISKPVRTEYGYHIIEATDRRYSRGKIEVAHILAYAAEGASEEEMAAAERKINEIYAKLEAGEDFATLARQHSDDKTTATKGGVLPAFGMREMLPEFEEISFGLAEDGDLSVPFKTKIGWHIVKRIHRYELEPFENMKDELIQKIGRDSRSNLGERVFIQQLKKEYEFTVHEEALMEVINSVGDEFNEGTWDASEFLDSKEVVYSFADREITQGELAKHLNEIQQRKRSSNDNRARVYGLSQDYAKNQLLAYEKAHLAEKYPYFRHLVNEYREGILLFDLTQEKIWNKSAADSAGLAEFYSNHTDNYVVGPRYHAVRVTASSEDIADDVLEDLEDGMSGSDILKKYNQSSELTVRVDTMKIAFDQNAELHEEAEGEEGAYGVWEKDARWTTFGVFDIIPEGPREFNEIKGIVTSDYQKYLETQWVEELREKYEVEVNEEVMKDLESEL